Proteins encoded within one genomic window of Candidatus Bathyarchaeota archaeon:
- a CDS encoding orotidine 5'-phosphate decarboxylase, translating to MTFKRVIEESSRSKRTNIVVAIDQINYNRRDLIRKSIEILYKVHNHICAVKLSYHLVLPVGLDGAKKIIDAAHDLNLPVIMDCKINDIGYTNRVLAETFFDAGFDAVTANPFVGWEDGLEPVFEAARKTGCGVILLVFMSHKSSLDGYGQNVYVPDAGKLEPQYVLFAKRALEWGADGAVVGATFPEKIREIRSILRDEVPIYSPGIGFQGGDAQLAFSSGAKYIIVGRTVTLADKPEEILLYLKSQLNANLV from the coding sequence TTGACATTCAAACGTGTGATTGAGGAATCATCTAGGAGTAAGCGCACAAACATAGTCGTTGCGATCGATCAAATTAATTATAATAGGCGGGATCTAATAAGAAAGAGCATAGAGATTCTATATAAGGTTCACAACCATATATGCGCCGTGAAGCTAAGCTATCACCTAGTACTTCCAGTGGGGCTGGATGGTGCTAAGAAGATAATAGATGCCGCACATGACCTAAACCTGCCAGTTATAATGGACTGCAAGATAAACGATATAGGATACACTAATCGCGTGCTTGCTGAAACATTTTTCGACGCAGGCTTCGACGCGGTAACAGCAAACCCCTTTGTCGGATGGGAAGATGGGCTTGAACCAGTCTTTGAGGCTGCCAGAAAAACTGGGTGCGGCGTCATTCTTCTGGTTTTCATGAGCCATAAATCTTCATTGGATGGATATGGACAAAATGTCTATGTCCCTGATGCTGGAAAATTGGAGCCCCAATATGTACTCTTCGCCAAAAGAGCACTAGAATGGGGTGCAGACGGTGCAGTAGTAGGCGCAACATTCCCGGAAAAAATTAGGGAAATAAGGTCTATTCTGAGAGATGAAGTTCCCATTTACTCCCCTGGCATAGGTTTTCAAGGTGGCGATGCTCAACTTGCCTTCTCCTCTGGCGCAAAATACATTATCGTAGGAAGGACTGTTACGCTAGCAGACAAGCCTGAAGAGATCTTATTATATCTGAAGAGCCAGTTGAATGCTAATTTAGTATAG
- a CDS encoding ribbon-helix-helix domain-containing protein, giving the protein MRLVTVLLPEAYLEGLDELVRQNMYPSRSAAIRAAVRDLLRRELWTK; this is encoded by the coding sequence ATGAGACTTGTCACAGTATTGTTGCCGGAAGCCTATCTTGAGGGGCTCGATGAGTTAGTGAGACAAAACATGTATCCAAGTCGAAGTGCAGCGATTAGGGCTGCAGTCCGTGATCTCTTGAGACGAGAGCTCTGGACTAAATAG
- a CDS encoding GMP synthase, producing the protein MENFDPKGFVEKQIEEIRRLIGKEKAVIAISGGVDSSTCAVLTHMAIGENLICIMLDDAFMREGEPEQVAEILSRPPLSLPVRIERVQERFLKAVEGLKDAEEKRKAFRRTFYETLGEIAKKEGSKYLVQGTILADIIETVGGIKTQHNVLEQMGIRTDELYGFKVVEPLATLLKWQVREVARYLKIPSEISERQPFPGPGLLVRVVGQVKREKLASLKKATSITEKEMAKHKPDQYFSVIMDNVDEVEFGGIGEIKRLASKFVGLHQDLLEVRILANKATGLKEKERRYGNIVKLKCINRKGRLLRPKIRDLIDLQKAIIEKNDSVTRVLYTVAEKEGHLPYIVAIRAVVTRDFLKADVAEIPWSTLETIAHSILMECENVSEVCYDVTPKPPATIEME; encoded by the coding sequence ATGGAAAATTTCGATCCTAAAGGGTTTGTTGAAAAGCAGATAGAGGAGATTCGCAGATTAATCGGTAAAGAGAAAGCCGTGATCGCTATATCTGGAGGTGTAGACAGCTCAACCTGCGCCGTCCTAACCCACATGGCAATAGGTGAGAATCTAATCTGCATAATGCTTGACGACGCCTTTATGAGGGAAGGTGAACCTGAGCAGGTTGCGGAAATACTTTCAAGACCTCCTTTAAGCCTTCCAGTCCGTATTGAAAGAGTACAGGAAAGGTTTCTGAAGGCGGTTGAGGGGCTGAAAGATGCTGAGGAAAAACGTAAAGCATTTCGCAGAACATTTTACGAAACTCTGGGCGAGATAGCAAAAAAGGAAGGAAGCAAATACTTAGTTCAAGGAACAATATTGGCGGACATCATCGAAACTGTTGGCGGAATAAAGACCCAACACAATGTTTTGGAGCAGATGGGGATAAGAACAGATGAGCTATATGGGTTCAAAGTGGTGGAGCCCCTAGCGACGCTCTTAAAATGGCAAGTTAGAGAAGTAGCAAGATATCTGAAAATTCCCTCTGAAATCTCTGAGAGACAACCATTTCCAGGTCCAGGATTATTAGTTAGAGTTGTCGGTCAAGTGAAAAGGGAGAAGCTTGCATCGCTTAAAAAAGCCACGTCAATAACCGAAAAGGAGATGGCCAAACATAAACCTGACCAATACTTCTCGGTTATAATGGATAATGTGGATGAAGTGGAATTTGGCGGAATCGGCGAGATAAAAAGATTAGCTTCCAAGTTTGTGGGCCTGCACCAAGACTTGTTAGAGGTTAGAATACTAGCCAACAAGGCAACTGGTTTGAAGGAGAAGGAACGCAGATACGGGAACATCGTCAAGTTAAAATGCATAAATAGGAAAGGTCGTCTACTTCGTCCCAAGATTAGAGATCTCATAGATCTCCAAAAAGCCATCATCGAAAAAAATGACTCGGTAACTCGTGTATTGTACACTGTTGCCGAAAAGGAGGGGCATCTACCTTACATAGTGGCTATAAGAGCTGTTGTCACAAGGGATTTCTTGAAGGCAGATGTGGCGGAAATTCCATGGTCAACATTAGAAACAATAGCTCATAGCATTCTGATGGAATGCGAAAATGTCTCAGAAGTTTGCTATGATGTAACGCCTAAGCCTCCGGCGACAATAGAAATGGAATAG
- a CDS encoding arcadin 1 translates to MRVTVQRIESIRDQGGNLGKRIELVEENVMPTFAIRPPSEEAQVVQEVFRVLQQQLPMLGMQAKFSNPKIILFLTEEEYEELGVRFDVNQVYDVILEDGSIKFRKVT, encoded by the coding sequence ATGAGAGTGACAGTACAAAGAATTGAGTCAATAAGAGATCAAGGTGGAAACCTTGGAAAAAGAATTGAGCTTGTAGAAGAGAACGTTATGCCGACATTCGCGATCCGTCCGCCCAGCGAAGAAGCTCAGGTGGTTCAAGAGGTCTTTAGAGTTTTACAACAGCAACTACCAATGCTAGGAATGCAGGCAAAGTTCAGCAACCCAAAGATCATATTATTCCTGACAGAGGAGGAGTATGAGGAGCTCGGTGTACGTTTTGATGTAAACCAAGTCTATGATGTTATTTTGGAGGATGGTTCAATAAAGTTTAGGAAGGTAACGTGA
- a CDS encoding acylphosphatase: MRARVHVFISGRVQGVFFRHEIRKRATSLNLTGWVRNLPDGRVEAIFEGEREAVEEILEFCRRGPPGALVRNVETRWEEPKCEFSSFQIRY; this comes from the coding sequence ATGCGGGCCAGAGTTCACGTGTTTATTAGCGGGCGTGTTCAAGGAGTCTTCTTTAGGCATGAGATTAGGAAGAGGGCTACAAGCCTAAATTTGACAGGCTGGGTGCGTAACCTTCCAGACGGAAGGGTTGAAGCCATCTTCGAAGGAGAACGAGAAGCCGTCGAAGAGATTCTTGAGTTCTGCAGGAGAGGTCCTCCTGGCGCGCTTGTGAGGAATGTTGAAACACGGTGGGAGGAGCCAAAGTGTGAATTTAGCTCCTTTCAAATACGGTACTGA